A window of Infirmifilum lucidum contains these coding sequences:
- a CDS encoding threonine synthase, with amino-acid sequence MPCTLKCPDCGREYRLGSLMWRCECGAPLQVSCDSFEFRPVHGLRSMWRYRASLPLVDRAEPVTLGEGGTPTLKVEMLGLRVFFKLEFLNPTGSFKDRGSSLMVTNLKASRVAELVEDSSGNAGASISAYSSAAGINCRIYTPATAPHGKKLQIRLYGARLVEVEGGRGEATRRALGELGNAFYASHLWSPFFPEANATIAYEFYEENGVPDAVVAPVGSGGLFLGVYLGFKRLHEYGYSGSRPRMFAVQSASNPILYEALHGKPYENIEAEPVADGIMVPNPPRLGEVVESIRESGGGLVVVDKRGIVEGLKTLAKQGILVEPTSATVVPAIRRLAEEGLVDRGESVLAPLTGSGLKALEKIERLLEY; translated from the coding sequence GTGCCCTGCACCCTGAAGTGCCCGGACTGCGGGCGGGAGTACAGGCTTGGCTCCCTCATGTGGAGGTGCGAGTGCGGGGCGCCGCTACAGGTATCCTGCGACTCCTTCGAGTTCAGGCCCGTACATGGCCTAAGGAGCATGTGGAGGTACAGGGCCTCACTGCCCCTGGTAGATAGGGCCGAGCCGGTCACCCTGGGGGAGGGCGGGACTCCAACATTGAAAGTCGAAATGCTCGGCCTAAGGGTTTTCTTCAAGCTGGAGTTCCTGAACCCGACGGGCTCCTTCAAGGATAGGGGTTCAAGCCTGATGGTAACAAACCTGAAGGCCTCGAGGGTTGCCGAGTTAGTTGAGGACAGCTCTGGGAATGCGGGTGCGTCTATATCGGCTTACTCCTCTGCCGCGGGGATAAACTGCAGGATCTACACTCCAGCCACAGCCCCCCATGGGAAAAAACTACAGATAAGGCTCTATGGTGCCAGGCTAGTGGAGGTCGAGGGGGGACGGGGAGAGGCTACCAGGCGGGCCTTAGGCGAGCTGGGCAACGCTTTCTACGCCAGCCACCTCTGGAGCCCTTTCTTCCCCGAGGCCAACGCGACAATAGCCTACGAATTCTACGAGGAGAACGGTGTTCCTGATGCAGTCGTAGCCCCTGTCGGCAGCGGGGGGCTCTTCCTCGGGGTATACCTGGGCTTCAAGAGGCTCCACGAGTACGGCTACTCCGGCTCAAGGCCCAGGATGTTCGCGGTGCAGTCAGCCTCGAACCCCATCCTCTACGAGGCGCTGCACGGGAAGCCTTACGAGAATATTGAAGCGGAACCAGTAGCAGATGGGATCATGGTTCCGAACCCGCCGAGGCTGGGCGAGGTCGTCGAGAGCATTAGGGAGAGCGGCGGGGGGCTGGTCGTCGTAGACAAGAGAGGTATTGTCGAGGGCTTGAAGACTCTCGCGAAGCAAGGCATCCTGGTGGAGCCCACGAGTGCTACGGTTGTCCCCGCGATCCGCCGGCTCGCCGAAGAGGGCCTGGTGGACAGGGGGGAGAGCGTCCTGGCCCCCCTCACGGGTTCCGGCCTAAAGGCGCTCGAGAAGATAGAGAGACTACTCGAGTACTGA